From Candidatus Sphingomonas colombiensis, one genomic window encodes:
- a CDS encoding MG2 domain-containing protein — protein sequence MKLAAKLALLALAIAPVAALSDNAPRVILAQPGIGNGAIERFTMRFSQPMAPLGDPRAAAPATTQCPVEGKGRWVDQQTWVYEFTRPLPGGTSCAFKTVEGLKSVAGYALAGTRSFTVDAGGPVARAVLPSGSGDEIEEDQAFLVAANMSPDPRSVAANAYCAVDGIGEKIPVDVLAADLPGKLLKEMGKDRWEVRSFLENAGIAADLPEGAADRQRALSNVVALKCRRNLPPGRDMALVWGANIAAAGGKRAGTDQRFDYTVRKPFAARFECSRVNPQAGCSPVEKAWVRFTAPVPMSTAQAIRITLADGKKIAPTISADEKKKATIADISFAAPLPFDTAAKLELPQNVKDESGRALSNAERFPLDIRFDRAPPLVKFAAPFGILEAKEGGVLPVTVRNVEPALQGRNLAVGGQALRVANSDGDVADWLRRVGSADDSRYETVKRGKESVEVNHTGDTSILGGKGAPLTVALPGKGRDFEVVGVPLGKPGFYVVELASPVLGRALLGRDATRYVAASALVTNMAVHFKWGRERSLAWVTALDSSEPVANAAIAITDSCTGKLLARGATDRSGALMVAGGLPEPETYGSCRDNSSAHPLMISARAGDDFSFTLTEWGNGIRPYDFDLPYGYSKPGDVFHTVFDRALVRAGETVHMKHIVRHPVGAGFTIPAGFTGTLRLSHRGSDTEFDLPLTIDANGTGETSWTAPKGAPMGDYDLRVIAGDRTIYTSQSFRLDEYRLPTMRATVSGPKGALVRPKTVPLDLFAGYLSGGGASNLPVDLRVGWFARRSNPDGYEAYTFGGRAVQEGVKPLNGDGEEDAPTLPPTQTLPAKLGADGTGRQTVEVPQGLDGTTDMTVEMDYQDANGQTLTASRTIPVFASRVQLGVKTDGWLMKQDDLRLRFVALDPDGKPIKGQKIAVALYSRQILTARRRLIGGFYAYDNQMRTTKLSASCTATTDAQGLAQCAANPGVSGEVYAVVTTADADGNVARAVRSVWLAGDDDWWFGGDNGDRMDVVPEQPAYKAGDTARFQVRMPFREATALVTVEREGVLSSFVTQLSGKDPVVEVKMPGSYAPDVYVSVMAVRGRVTQSWWGWFKSLFGARNEAPAATALVDLSKPAYRLGIAKVKVGWEAHTLDVTVKADRERYAARDTAQVAIQVRGPDGKPARTADVAFAAVDQALLQLAPNESWDVLTAMMGERPLSVLTATAQMQVVGKRHYGRKAVEAGGGGGGDATALNRENFQPVLLWKGRVALDANGRVIVPVALNDALTSFRLVAIATDGADRFGTGTVNIRTAQDLSVYAGLPPAVRTGDQYAAGFTLRNGSDKPMTVTAEVALTPRIATGRPLTVTIPAGGAAPIAWNLTAPPQASNLRWQVTAKSSDGRAADKVTVSQEVVPAVPVEVWASTLARVGADTVIPIRAPAGAIGGMGSVDIRLDDTLAPPMAGVRAFMAAYPYTCFEQQMSRIVALGDTPGWARLAADIPAYQAPDGLLRYWPSESLQGSEALTAYVLSMAGEAGLPIPDASRTKMIEGLRAVLDGRLRHEEYGDVRLQRLAAFAALARAGAATPAMLGQIGLTPAEMPTASLADYLLALDRVPGLANAQALRGAGENALRSRLVYEGTRLDLSDASNTPWWLMSSADEGSIKALLAMLGRPGWQDEGPKMMVGIASRQQRGRWDTTTANAWGALTVRRFAQLYPASAIAGTTTATLGGRSASFAWPLATDRRQASLPLPAGQTPLVLRQSGGDGPWATVSVKAAVPLTQPLSAGYRLTRKVDVVQRRIAGQLTRGDVLRVTLTVDATAERNWVVIDDPIPASATIIGDLGGQSKMLADQASAGDGVKFGAVDGDGKLWEVQAGVVPAYVERGNTAWRGFYAWVPRGRFQASYMLRLNGAGRFQLPPTRVEAMYSPAIHAAVPNAPVVVVQR from the coding sequence ATGAAGCTCGCGGCAAAGCTCGCCCTGCTCGCGCTGGCGATCGCCCCGGTGGCGGCGCTCAGCGACAATGCGCCGCGGGTGATCCTCGCGCAGCCGGGGATCGGCAATGGGGCGATCGAGCGCTTCACGATGCGCTTCAGCCAGCCAATGGCGCCGCTGGGCGATCCGCGCGCCGCCGCCCCTGCCACCACGCAATGCCCGGTCGAGGGGAAGGGCCGCTGGGTCGATCAGCAGACCTGGGTTTACGAATTCACCCGCCCGCTGCCGGGCGGCACGAGCTGCGCCTTCAAGACGGTGGAGGGGCTGAAAAGCGTCGCCGGCTATGCGCTGGCCGGCACGCGGAGCTTCACCGTCGATGCCGGTGGCCCGGTGGCGCGCGCGGTGCTGCCATCAGGCAGCGGCGATGAGATCGAGGAGGATCAGGCGTTCCTCGTCGCGGCGAATATGTCACCGGATCCGCGCTCGGTCGCGGCCAACGCTTATTGCGCGGTCGACGGTATCGGCGAGAAGATTCCGGTCGACGTGCTGGCCGCCGATCTGCCCGGCAAGTTGCTCAAGGAAATGGGCAAGGATCGCTGGGAGGTCCGCAGCTTCCTCGAAAATGCCGGCATCGCGGCGGACCTGCCCGAAGGCGCCGCCGATCGCCAGCGCGCGCTGAGCAATGTCGTTGCGCTGAAATGCCGTCGCAACCTGCCTCCGGGGCGTGACATGGCGCTGGTGTGGGGCGCGAACATCGCGGCTGCCGGCGGGAAGCGCGCCGGCACCGACCAGCGCTTCGACTATACGGTGCGCAAGCCGTTCGCGGCGCGCTTCGAATGTTCGCGCGTCAATCCGCAGGCGGGATGCAGCCCGGTCGAAAAGGCGTGGGTGCGCTTCACCGCGCCGGTGCCGATGTCGACCGCGCAGGCGATCCGCATCACGCTGGCCGACGGCAAGAAGATCGCGCCGACCATCAGCGCCGACGAAAAGAAAAAGGCGACGATCGCCGATATCTCCTTCGCCGCGCCGCTACCGTTCGACACCGCCGCCAAGCTGGAATTGCCGCAGAATGTGAAGGACGAGAGCGGTCGCGCGCTTTCCAATGCGGAGCGTTTCCCGCTCGACATCCGTTTCGATCGCGCGCCGCCGCTGGTGAAGTTCGCCGCGCCCTTCGGCATCCTTGAGGCGAAGGAAGGCGGCGTGCTGCCGGTGACGGTGCGCAACGTCGAGCCCGCGCTACAGGGGCGCAACCTCGCGGTCGGCGGACAGGCGCTGCGTGTCGCGAACAGTGACGGCGATGTGGCCGACTGGCTGCGCCGCGTCGGATCGGCCGACGACAGCAGGTACGAAACCGTCAAGCGCGGCAAGGAATCGGTGGAGGTCAACCATACGGGCGACACGTCGATCCTCGGCGGCAAGGGCGCGCCACTCACGGTGGCGCTGCCCGGCAAGGGGCGCGATTTCGAGGTGGTCGGCGTGCCCCTCGGCAAGCCCGGCTTCTACGTCGTCGAACTCGCCAGCCCGGTGCTGGGCCGCGCGCTGCTCGGGCGGGATGCGACACGCTATGTCGCCGCGTCCGCGCTCGTCACCAACATGGCGGTGCATTTCAAATGGGGCCGCGAGCGCAGCCTGGCCTGGGTGACCGCGCTCGACAGCAGCGAGCCGGTCGCAAATGCCGCAATCGCGATCACCGACAGTTGCACCGGCAAATTGCTGGCGCGCGGCGCGACCGATCGTTCCGGGGCGCTCATGGTGGCTGGCGGCCTGCCGGAGCCGGAAACCTATGGCAGTTGCCGCGATAATTCGTCCGCGCATCCGCTGATGATCTCGGCCCGCGCCGGCGACGATTTCAGCTTCACGCTGACCGAATGGGGCAACGGCATCCGCCCCTATGATTTCGATCTGCCCTATGGCTATTCGAAGCCCGGCGATGTGTTTCACACCGTGTTCGATCGCGCGCTGGTCCGTGCCGGCGAGACGGTCCACATGAAACATATCGTGCGCCACCCGGTCGGCGCGGGCTTCACTATTCCCGCCGGTTTCACGGGCACATTGCGGCTGTCGCATCGCGGATCGGATACCGAATTCGATCTGCCGCTGACGATCGACGCGAACGGCACGGGCGAGACGAGCTGGACCGCGCCAAAGGGCGCGCCAATGGGCGATTACGACCTGCGCGTGATCGCCGGGGACCGCACGATCTACACCAGCCAGTCGTTCCGGCTCGACGAATATCGCCTGCCGACGATGCGTGCGACGGTAAGCGGGCCGAAAGGCGCATTGGTGCGCCCCAAAACGGTGCCGCTCGACCTGTTCGCCGGTTATCTCTCCGGCGGCGGCGCATCGAACCTGCCGGTCGATCTGCGCGTCGGCTGGTTCGCGCGGCGCAGCAACCCCGATGGCTATGAGGCCTATACCTTCGGCGGCCGCGCCGTGCAGGAGGGCGTGAAGCCGCTCAACGGCGATGGTGAGGAGGATGCGCCCACTCTGCCGCCGACGCAGACGCTTCCCGCAAAGCTGGGTGCGGACGGCACCGGGCGCCAGACGGTCGAGGTGCCGCAAGGGCTCGACGGCACGACCGACATGACGGTCGAGATGGATTATCAGGATGCCAACGGCCAGACGCTGACCGCATCGCGCACGATCCCGGTGTTCGCATCACGCGTGCAACTCGGCGTCAAGACCGACGGCTGGCTGATGAAGCAGGATGATCTGCGGCTGCGCTTCGTCGCGCTCGATCCCGATGGCAAGCCGATCAAGGGCCAGAAGATCGCGGTCGCGCTCTACAGCCGCCAGATATTGACCGCGCGGCGCCGGCTGATCGGCGGCTTCTACGCCTATGACAATCAGATGCGGACGACGAAGCTCTCAGCCTCCTGCACCGCGACGACCGACGCGCAGGGGTTGGCGCAATGCGCGGCCAACCCCGGCGTTTCCGGCGAGGTCTATGCCGTCGTCACCACTGCGGACGCGGACGGCAATGTCGCGCGCGCGGTGCGCTCGGTGTGGCTGGCGGGCGACGACGACTGGTGGTTCGGCGGCGACAATGGCGACCGGATGGACGTGGTGCCCGAACAGCCCGCCTATAAGGCCGGCGACACCGCGCGTTTCCAGGTTCGCATGCCGTTCCGCGAGGCGACCGCGCTGGTGACGGTTGAGCGCGAGGGCGTGCTTTCCAGCTTCGTCACGCAATTGTCGGGGAAAGACCCGGTGGTCGAGGTGAAGATGCCGGGCAGCTATGCGCCCGATGTCTATGTCTCGGTGATGGCGGTGCGCGGGCGCGTGACGCAAAGCTGGTGGGGCTGGTTCAAGAGCCTGTTCGGCGCGCGCAACGAGGCCCCCGCGGCAACGGCGCTGGTCGATCTCTCCAAGCCGGCCTATCGCCTCGGCATCGCCAAGGTGAAGGTCGGGTGGGAAGCGCATACGCTCGACGTGACGGTGAAGGCCGATCGCGAACGCTATGCCGCGCGCGATACCGCGCAGGTCGCCATTCAGGTGCGCGGGCCGGACGGCAAGCCGGCGCGCACCGCCGATGTCGCCTTCGCCGCGGTCGATCAGGCGTTGCTCCAGCTCGCGCCCAATGAATCATGGGATGTGCTGACCGCGATGATGGGCGAACGCCCGCTTTCCGTCCTAACCGCCACCGCGCAGATGCAGGTGGTGGGCAAGCGGCATTACGGCCGCAAGGCGGTGGAGGCTGGTGGTGGCGGCGGCGGCGATGCCACGGCGCTTAACCGCGAGAATTTCCAGCCGGTGCTGCTGTGGAAAGGGCGCGTCGCGCTCGATGCCAACGGGCGGGTGATCGTGCCCGTCGCGCTCAATGACGCATTGACGTCGTTCCGGCTGGTGGCGATCGCCACCGATGGGGCGGATCGCTTCGGCACCGGCACCGTCAATATCCGCACCGCGCAGGATCTGTCGGTTTACGCGGGGCTGCCCCCGGCGGTGCGCACCGGCGATCAATATGCAGCCGGCTTCACGCTCAGGAACGGCTCCGACAAGCCGATGACGGTGACGGCGGAGGTGGCGCTCACCCCGCGCATCGCGACGGGCAGGCCGCTGACCGTGACGATCCCGGCCGGCGGTGCCGCGCCGATCGCGTGGAACCTCACCGCGCCGCCGCAAGCGAGCAATCTGCGCTGGCAGGTCACCGCGAAGTCCAGCGATGGCCGCGCGGCGGACAAGGTAACCGTCTCGCAAGAGGTCGTGCCCGCCGTACCGGTCGAGGTATGGGCGTCGACGCTCGCGCGAGTGGGCGCGGATACGGTGATTCCGATCCGTGCGCCCGCTGGCGCGATCGGCGGGATGGGCTCGGTCGATATCCGACTTGATGACACGCTCGCGCCGCCGATGGCGGGGGTCCGCGCGTTCATGGCGGCCTATCCCTATACCTGCTTCGAACAGCAGATGAGCCGTATCGTGGCACTCGGTGACACGCCCGGTTGGGCGCGGCTGGCCGCCGACATTCCGGCCTATCAGGCACCGGACGGTCTCCTCCGCTATTGGCCGAGCGAAAGCCTGCAAGGATCGGAGGCGCTCACGGCCTATGTCCTGTCGATGGCAGGAGAGGCCGGCCTGCCAATCCCGGATGCGAGCCGCACCAAGATGATCGAGGGGCTGCGCGCCGTGCTCGACGGGCGCTTGCGGCATGAGGAATATGGCGACGTGCGGCTCCAGCGGCTCGCCGCCTTCGCCGCGCTGGCGCGGGCGGGCGCCGCGACCCCCGCGATGCTCGGCCAGATCGGGCTGACCCCGGCCGAAATGCCGACCGCCAGCCTCGCCGACTATCTGCTCGCGCTCGATCGCGTGCCGGGGCTGGCCAATGCGCAGGCGCTGCGCGGGGCGGGCGAGAATGCGCTGCGCAGCCGGCTGGTTTATGAAGGCACGCGGCTCGATCTTTCCGATGCGTCGAACACGCCATGGTGGCTGATGTCGTCGGCCGACGAGGGCTCGATCAAGGCATTGCTGGCAATGCTCGGCCGGCCGGGCTGGCAGGATGAGGGGCCGAAGATGATGGTCGGCATCGCATCGCGCCAGCAGCGCGGGCGCTGGGACACCACGACGGCCAACGCCTGGGGGGCGCTGACCGTGCGACGCTTCGCCCAGCTCTACCCGGCGAGCGCGATCGCGGGCACGACCACCGCGACGCTTGGCGGGCGCAGCGCGAGCTTCGCCTGGCCGCTGGCAACCGATCGCCGGCAGGCGTCGCTGCCTTTGCCAGCGGGGCAAACACCGCTGGTGCTCCGCCAGTCTGGCGGCGACGGGCCATGGGCGACCGTCTCGGTGAAGGCCGCCGTGCCGCTGACCCAGCCGCTCTCCGCCGGTTATCGCCTGACGCGCAAGGTGGATGTGGTGCAGCGTCGCATCGCCGGGCAACTGACGCGCGGCGATGTGCTGCGCGTCACGCTCACGGTCGACGCGACGGCAGAGCGCAACTGGGTGGTGATCGACGATCCGATCCCCGCCAGCGCGACAATCATCGGCGATCTCGGCGGCCAATCGAAGATGCTCGCCGATCAGGCCAGTGCGGGCGACGGCGTGAAGTTCGGCGCGGTGGATGGCGATGGCAAATTGTGGGAGGTGCAGGCTGGCGTCGTCCCCGCCTATGTCGAGCGCGGCAATACCGCGTGGCGCGGCTTCTATGCGTGGGTGCCGCGCGGACGTTTCCAGGCGTCTTATATGCTGCGGCTGAACGGCGCGGGCCGCTTCCAGCTCCCGCCGACGCGGGTCGAGGCGATGTATTCGCCCGCGATCCATGCGGCGGTGCCGAATGCGCCGGTGGTCGTGGTGCAAAGGTGA
- the pbpC gene encoding penicillin-binding protein 1C: protein MNDTRAPAPPARRAWPIVAILLVATLFGLIDWFTRPPPLAGYAQVRAAWRPSEAWLYDRNGVLLDSSRVDFASRRLAWTPLDQIAPIVRTTIIAAEDRRFADHGGVDWLALGGAVRDRITGKRPRGASTLAMQLAGFLSPDLARPGARGWRDKLRQIRAARTIGDTWSRDQILEAYLNLAGFRGEAQGIGAAALGLFGKTPATLTRDDALLLAALLPNPQAPASNVARRACLLAHDRDCARYPALAASMLGPARSLALDPGLAPHLADRLLKKPGMRVSTTLDINVQRVATAALRRQLLGLGATRARDGAVIVVDNASGDVLAYVGGIGGNSTAPAVDGANAYRQAGSTLKPFLYAEAIEKGYLTPASILDDSPVQLDTASGLYVPQNYDRAFKGPVSARAALAGSLNVPAVRTLLLVGVDPFRDRLWDTGYRGLVEDGAYYGFSLALGSAEVTLQEQAAAYRSLAQGGRWSTLRLTADDPHTPPRAITTPAAAWIVGDMLSDPVARAGTFGLDSALRLPFWAAVKTGTSKAMRDNWCVGFSTRFTVAVWVGNVEGDAMRAVSGTSGAAPVWRDVMLALGGTRAGHAPPPPPGVEARQIAFPGTREQPRREWFLAGTSFARADVAPAEARRPRIAAPVSGSVYALDPDIPRDRQRLSVSVTGAATTHRLRLDARDLGPAEAIAPMFPAPGKHQLALVDVAGRVVDRVTFTVR, encoded by the coding sequence GTGAACGACACGCGCGCGCCTGCCCCGCCGGCGCGGCGCGCGTGGCCGATCGTGGCGATTCTGCTGGTCGCGACGCTGTTCGGCCTCATCGACTGGTTCACGCGGCCGCCACCGCTGGCCGGTTATGCGCAGGTCCGCGCGGCGTGGCGGCCATCGGAAGCGTGGCTTTACGATCGCAACGGCGTGCTGCTCGATTCCTCGCGGGTCGATTTCGCGTCACGGCGACTGGCATGGACCCCGCTCGATCAGATCGCACCGATCGTCCGCACCACGATCATCGCCGCCGAGGACCGGCGCTTCGCCGATCATGGCGGGGTCGACTGGCTCGCGCTGGGCGGGGCGGTGCGCGATCGGATCACCGGCAAGCGCCCGCGCGGCGCGAGCACGCTGGCGATGCAACTCGCCGGCTTCCTCTCGCCCGATCTCGCGCGGCCGGGCGCACGCGGCTGGCGCGATAAGTTGCGGCAGATCAGGGCGGCACGGACGATCGGCGATACCTGGAGCCGCGACCAGATCCTCGAAGCCTATCTCAATCTGGCCGGCTTTCGCGGAGAGGCGCAGGGGATCGGCGCCGCCGCGCTCGGGCTATTCGGCAAGACGCCCGCCACCCTGACCCGCGACGATGCGCTGCTGCTCGCGGCGCTGCTGCCCAATCCGCAGGCGCCAGCCAGCAACGTCGCACGTCGTGCCTGCCTGCTGGCGCATGATCGCGATTGCGCGCGCTATCCCGCGCTTGCCGCGTCGATGCTCGGCCCGGCGCGCAGCCTCGCGCTCGATCCGGGGCTGGCGCCGCATCTCGCGGACCGCTTGCTAAAAAAGCCGGGGATGCGCGTTTCCACCACGCTCGACATCAACGTCCAGCGTGTGGCGACCGCCGCTTTGCGCCGCCAACTTCTCGGGCTGGGTGCGACCCGCGCGCGCGATGGCGCGGTGATCGTCGTCGACAATGCCAGCGGCGACGTGCTCGCCTATGTCGGCGGGATCGGCGGAAATTCGACCGCGCCGGCGGTGGACGGCGCCAACGCCTATCGGCAGGCGGGATCGACGCTGAAGCCGTTCCTCTACGCCGAAGCGATCGAAAAGGGCTATCTCACCCCCGCCTCGATCCTCGACGATTCTCCGGTGCAGCTCGACACCGCGTCGGGTCTGTATGTCCCGCAGAATTACGATCGCGCGTTCAAGGGGCCGGTCTCGGCGCGCGCGGCGCTGGCCGGTTCGCTCAACGTGCCCGCGGTGCGCACCTTGCTGCTCGTCGGCGTCGATCCGTTCCGCGATCGCTTGTGGGATACCGGCTATCGCGGACTGGTGGAGGATGGCGCTTATTACGGCTTCAGCCTCGCACTCGGCTCGGCGGAGGTGACGCTGCAGGAACAGGCGGCGGCCTATCGCAGCCTCGCGCAAGGCGGGCGCTGGTCCACGCTGCGGCTGACGGCGGATGATCCGCACACGCCGCCACGCGCGATCACCACGCCGGCCGCGGCATGGATCGTTGGCGATATGCTGTCCGATCCGGTCGCCCGCGCCGGCACGTTCGGGCTCGATTCAGCGCTGCGGCTGCCGTTCTGGGCGGCGGTGAAGACGGGCACGTCCAAGGCGATGCGCGACAATTGGTGCGTCGGCTTCTCGACACGTTTCACCGTCGCGGTGTGGGTCGGCAATGTCGAAGGCGATGCGATGCGCGCGGTTTCCGGCACCAGCGGCGCGGCGCCGGTATGGCGTGACGTGATGCTGGCGCTGGGCGGTACGCGCGCCGGCCATGCCCCGCCCCCGCCGCCCGGCGTGGAGGCACGGCAAATCGCCTTCCCCGGCACGCGCGAGCAACCGCGCCGCGAATGGTTTCTCGCCGGAACCTCCTTCGCCCGCGCGGATGTCGCACCGGCCGAAGCGCGCCGCCCGCGCATCGCCGCCCCGGTCTCTGGCAGCGTCTATGCGCTCGATCCGGATATCCCGCGCGATCGGCAGCGGCTGTCGGTATCGGTAACCGGTGCAGCGACGACGCACCGGCTGCGGCTCGACGCGCGCGATCTCGGCCCCGCCGAAGCGATCGCGCCGATGTTCCCCGCGCCGGGCAAGCACCAGCTCGCACTGGTCGATGTGGCGGGGCGCGTCGTCGATCGTGTGACCTTTACGGTACGCTGA
- a CDS encoding DUF72 domain-containing protein, whose amino-acid sequence MSKGTIRIGIGGWTYEPWRDSFYPPKWPVKRELEYAAGKLTAIEVNGTYYSGFKPATFAGWANTVPDGFVFTLKASRFCTNRKVLAEAGESVARFVGQGIVELGDKLGPILWQFMATKKFDADDFGAFLKLLPSNHDGVALRHAVQVRHESFADTAFIAMCRAAGVAIVYADSADYPAIADVTGAFTYARLENAVEEEPAGYTPAALDRWAGAAREWAAGEAPENLPYVDPAKPELAPRDAFIFFINGAKIRAPHGAMALIDRVK is encoded by the coding sequence ATGAGCAAGGGCACGATTCGCATCGGTATCGGCGGCTGGACCTACGAGCCGTGGCGCGACAGCTTCTACCCGCCGAAATGGCCGGTAAAGCGCGAGCTGGAATATGCCGCCGGCAAACTGACCGCGATCGAGGTCAACGGCACTTATTACAGCGGCTTCAAACCCGCGACCTTCGCCGGATGGGCGAATACGGTGCCCGACGGTTTCGTCTTCACGCTCAAGGCCTCGCGCTTCTGCACCAATCGCAAGGTGCTGGCGGAGGCCGGTGAATCGGTCGCGCGCTTCGTCGGGCAGGGGATCGTGGAGCTGGGAGACAAGCTCGGCCCGATCCTGTGGCAATTCATGGCGACCAAGAAATTCGATGCCGATGATTTCGGCGCCTTCCTCAAGCTGCTGCCCTCGAACCATGACGGCGTGGCGCTGCGCCACGCGGTGCAGGTGCGGCACGAATCCTTCGCCGACACTGCCTTTATCGCGATGTGTCGCGCTGCCGGGGTGGCGATCGTCTATGCCGATTCGGCCGATTATCCCGCGATCGCCGATGTGACGGGCGCTTTCACCTATGCCCGGCTGGAGAATGCCGTGGAGGAGGAGCCGGCGGGCTATACGCCAGCGGCGCTCGATCGCTGGGCGGGCGCGGCGCGCGAATGGGCGGCCGGCGAGGCGCCGGAAAACCTGCCTTATGTCGATCCCGCGAAACCGGAACTAGCGCCGCGCGATGCGTTCATATTCTTCATCAATGGCGCAAAGATCCGTGCCCCGCACGGCGCGATGGCGCTGATCGATCGCGTCAAATAA
- a CDS encoding uroporphyrinogen-III synthase: MTRTAIVLRPAPGDAQTIARLAALDIPARALPLFAVEPVAWSLPEGEFDALLVTSANAMRHAGDGLAAVRALPVVAVGEGSAAAAREAGLRVALAGTSDGVAVIAAARAAGFARLLHLVGHDRIGLHGVTAVTVYRSRALDPARGALAVARGQVVLLHSPRAARHFAALSDRDGVPRDTIRLAALSEAVANAAGTGWGDIAVAARPDDMLLVTLAAKLAIDP; encoded by the coding sequence ATGACGCGCACTGCGATCGTACTGCGCCCCGCGCCCGGCGACGCGCAGACGATCGCGCGGCTCGCGGCGCTCGATATCCCGGCGCGCGCGCTGCCACTGTTCGCGGTCGAGCCGGTCGCATGGTCGCTGCCGGAGGGTGAGTTCGATGCGCTGCTCGTCACCAGCGCCAATGCGATGCGCCACGCGGGCGACGGACTGGCGGCGGTGCGTGCGCTGCCGGTGGTCGCGGTAGGCGAGGGGAGCGCCGCTGCCGCACGGGAAGCCGGCCTGCGCGTCGCGCTCGCCGGAACGAGCGATGGCGTCGCGGTGATCGCGGCGGCGCGCGCGGCGGGGTTCGCGCGGCTGCTCCATCTCGTCGGGCATGATCGGATCGGGTTACACGGCGTCACCGCGGTCACCGTCTATCGCAGCCGCGCGCTCGATCCCGCGCGCGGCGCGCTGGCGGTGGCGCGCGGGCAGGTCGTATTGCTCCATTCGCCGCGTGCCGCGCGCCATTTCGCCGCGCTGAGCGATCGCGATGGCGTGCCGCGCGATACGATCCGTCTCGCCGCGCTGAGCGAGGCGGTGGCGAACGCCGCCGGTACGGGATGGGGCGATATCGCCGTCGCGGCGCGCCCCGATGACATGTTGCTCGTCACGCTCGCCGCCAAGCTCGCGATTGACCCGTGA
- the hemC gene encoding hydroxymethylbilane synthase, with product MDMTFRLGTRASPLALTQAEMVRDALIAAHPGIAIELVPMRTTGDKVQDRALAEIGGKGLWTKELDRALLDGEVDACVHSGKDVETIRPAEIAIAAMLPRADVRDRLIGAESIAALPNGAVVGTSSPRRRAQLLHLRPDLKIVLFRGNVATRLAKLEAGEADATLLAAAGLDRLGRHDLGAAIAIDEMLPAPSQAAVAIEIRAGSPAAAIIAAIDDAPTSAAVLTERALLAALDAGCHSPVGALARIVDGRIVLRAQLLSEDGAEMIAGELSGTPGEDIAGALARDLLARAPAAVKRLFGG from the coding sequence GCCTAGGCACCCGTGCTTCGCCCCTTGCGCTCACCCAGGCGGAGATGGTGCGCGACGCGCTGATCGCCGCGCATCCCGGTATCGCGATCGAACTGGTGCCGATGCGCACCACCGGCGACAAGGTGCAGGATCGCGCGCTGGCCGAGATCGGCGGCAAGGGGCTGTGGACCAAGGAGCTGGATCGCGCGCTGCTCGATGGGGAGGTCGATGCCTGCGTCCATTCGGGCAAAGACGTCGAGACGATCCGCCCGGCGGAGATCGCCATCGCCGCGATGCTGCCGCGCGCCGATGTACGTGACCGGCTGATCGGCGCGGAATCGATCGCGGCGCTGCCGAACGGCGCGGTGGTCGGCACCAGTTCGCCGCGTCGTCGCGCGCAATTGCTTCACCTGCGCCCCGATCTGAAGATCGTGCTGTTCCGGGGCAATGTCGCGACGCGGCTCGCCAAGCTGGAAGCGGGGGAGGCGGACGCGACGCTGCTTGCCGCCGCCGGGCTGGATCGGCTCGGGCGGCACGATCTGGGCGCGGCGATCGCGATCGACGAGATGCTGCCCGCGCCATCGCAGGCGGCGGTGGCGATCGAGATACGCGCCGGCTCCCCGGCAGCGGCGATCATCGCGGCGATCGATGACGCGCCGACCAGCGCGGCCGTGCTGACCGAGCGCGCCTTGCTCGCGGCGCTGGACGCGGGGTGTCATTCGCCGGTCGGCGCGTTGGCGCGGATCGTGGACGGGCGGATCGTGCTGCGCGCGCAATTACTGTCCGAAGATGGTGCCGAGATGATCGCGGGCGAGCTGTCCGGCACCCCCGGCGAGGATATCGCCGGCGCGCTGGCGCGTGATCTGCTGGCGCGCGCGCCGGCGGCGGTGAAGCGGCTGTTCGGCGGATGA